The following coding sequences are from one Chloroflexaceae bacterium window:
- a CDS encoding amidase family protein → MSEEWCFSPARELAAAIRARQVTCVEVLQAHLRRIERLNPLVNAIVTLTAEQAMAVARSYDAALADGTAPSPAAAPLYGLPVAHKDLLDTRGVRTTYGSPIFANHAPDADALIVARLKAAGAITLGKTNTPEFGAGSQTFNPVFGATRNPYDLGMTCGGSSGGAAVALACGFIALADGSDMGGSLRNPASFCNVVGLRPTPGRVPVWPNRAPYLPLTVEGPMARTVGDVALMLAAIAGTDPRDPLSFEEVSHIFAQPLDYDLRGARVAWSSPRRARCSASALRGARVAWSPDLGGLPVDPRVTAVVESQRATFATLGCIVEEATPDLRDADEIFLTLRALSFELNLGELLDAHGDQLKDTVIWNIEQGRRLTGSQVARAMRLHGELLARVRAFFERYDYLVLPVSQVPPFPVEQPYVTSINGVAMGSYLEWMRSCYWISATGAPALAVPAGFTPEGLPVGLQIVARPRNELGLLRLGHAFEHATGFWRRRPRI, encoded by the coding sequence ATGTCTGAGGAGTGGTGTTTTAGCCCGGCCCGTGAGCTGGCAGCGGCGATTCGCGCGCGCCAGGTGACCTGTGTTGAGGTGCTGCAAGCGCATCTGCGCCGCATCGAGCGCCTTAACCCGCTGGTCAACGCCATCGTTACGCTCACCGCCGAGCAGGCCATGGCCGTCGCCCGGTCCTACGACGCGGCCCTGGCCGACGGAACGGCGCCCTCTCCCGCCGCGGCGCCGCTCTACGGCTTGCCCGTCGCGCACAAGGATCTGCTAGATACCCGTGGCGTGCGTACCACCTATGGCTCGCCGATTTTCGCCAACCACGCGCCCGACGCCGACGCGCTGATTGTGGCCCGTCTCAAGGCGGCGGGGGCCATTACGCTGGGCAAGACGAATACGCCGGAGTTCGGCGCCGGTTCGCAGACCTTTAACCCGGTTTTTGGCGCCACGCGCAACCCGTATGATCTGGGCATGACCTGCGGCGGAAGCAGCGGCGGCGCGGCGGTGGCCCTGGCCTGCGGCTTCATCGCCCTGGCCGACGGCTCGGATATGGGCGGCAGTTTGCGCAATCCGGCGAGCTTCTGCAACGTGGTGGGTCTGCGCCCGACCCCCGGGCGCGTGCCAGTATGGCCCAACCGCGCGCCCTATCTGCCCCTGACGGTGGAGGGGCCTATGGCCCGCACCGTGGGCGATGTGGCTTTGATGCTGGCGGCGATTGCCGGGACCGATCCGCGCGATCCGCTCTCCTTCGAGGAAGTCAGCCACATCTTCGCGCAGCCCCTTGACTATGACCTCCGAGGCGCGCGCGTGGCCTGGAGTTCTCCACGTCGGGCGCGCTGCAGCGCGTCCGCCCTCCGAGGCGCGCGCGTGGCCTGGAGTCCCGATCTCGGCGGCTTGCCGGTCGATCCGCGTGTGACCGCGGTGGTGGAGAGCCAGCGAGCAACCTTTGCGACCCTGGGCTGCATCGTCGAAGAGGCTACGCCCGATCTGCGCGATGCCGATGAGATCTTTCTCACCCTGCGGGCATTGAGCTTCGAACTGAACCTCGGCGAGTTGCTCGATGCCCATGGCGATCAGCTCAAGGACACGGTAATCTGGAACATCGAGCAGGGGCGGCGCCTTACCGGTTCCCAGGTGGCGCGGGCGATGCGGCTGCACGGCGAGTTGCTGGCCCGGGTGCGCGCCTTTTTCGAGCGCTATGACTATCTGGTTCTCCCGGTAAGCCAGGTTCCGCCCTTTCCGGTCGAGCAACCGTATGTCACCAGCATCAACGGTGTGGCGATGGGCAGTTACCTGGAATGGATGCGCTCGTGTTACTGGATCAGCGCTACAGGCGCGCCAGCTCTGGCTGTGCCGGCGGGCTTCACGCCCGAGGGGTTGCCAGTGGGCCTGCAGATCGTTGCGCGCCCGCGCAATGAACTCGGCCTGCTCAGGCTGGGCCACGCCTTTGAACATGCGACCGGGTTCTGGCGCCGGCGACCGCGGATCTGA
- a CDS encoding GNAT family N-acetyltransferase — MALTITELDATWQPDVLAFLRRSPYRNAIPLSNVTQLRQRCAVVLAHSQGRVQGVISHDRDLPFPGLSFAVAFDEALPPLLGALGERLPALRGQLLTTVAPEQRARQLARFTRVEALAPEYQMVVEPETLRLRAAPGVRRLRHADLPAMHALAVQGGLMAWRPEALDLGPAFGAFDGERLLAMATTRFATSDVVEIGNIVTCPDHRRRGLASACVSALVQTCFTLTPRVYLLVMADNAAAFAACRALGFWPAERFACVRFWLR; from the coding sequence ATGGCCCTCACGATCACCGAACTGGACGCGACCTGGCAGCCGGACGTGCTGGCCTTTCTGCGCCGCTCGCCCTACCGGAACGCTATTCCTCTCTCCAACGTCACGCAGTTGCGGCAGCGCTGCGCCGTGGTGCTGGCCCACAGCCAGGGCCGGGTGCAGGGGGTCATCTCGCACGACCGCGACCTGCCCTTCCCCGGTCTGTCCTTCGCGGTCGCGTTCGACGAGGCGCTTCCGCCGCTCCTTGGCGCGCTCGGCGAGCGCCTGCCCGCTCTGCGCGGGCAACTCCTGACCACCGTGGCGCCCGAGCAGCGCGCGCGCCAGTTGGCCCGCTTCACCCGCGTCGAAGCGCTGGCCCCGGAGTATCAGATGGTGGTCGAACCAGAGACCCTGCGCCTGCGCGCCGCGCCAGGGGTGCGACGCCTGCGCCACGCCGATCTGCCTGCCATGCACGCCCTCGCCGTCCAGGGCGGCCTGATGGCCTGGCGTCCGGAGGCGCTTGACCTGGGACCGGCCTTCGGCGCCTTCGACGGTGAGCGTCTGCTAGCCATGGCTACGACCCGCTTCGCCACTTCCGATGTGGTTGAGATCGGCAACATCGTCACCTGCCCCGACCACCGGCGGCGCGGACTGGCAAGCGCCTGCGTCAGCGCCCTCGTTCAGACGTGTTTCACCCTGACGCCTCGCGTCTACCTCCTGGTGATGGCCGACAACGCCGCTGCGTTCGCAGCCTGTCGTGCCCTGGGCTTCTGGCCCGCCGAACGGTTCGCCTGCGTGCGCTTCTGGTTGCGGTAG
- the rraA gene encoding ribonuclease E activity regulator RraA, whose amino-acid sequence MSFKTTDLSDAHPEAQVAEPLLRHFGGVSRFSGPIETLRVFEDNALVQTILEEPGNGRILVVDGGGSLRCALLGNELAAVAAGNGWAGVVLHGCVRDTAQLRQIALGIMALAPSPRRSIKRGEGQRGVPLHIAGLTLRPGYYLYADEDGVVVAEQPLA is encoded by the coding sequence ATGAGCTTCAAAACCACCGACCTGAGCGATGCCCATCCCGAAGCCCAGGTGGCCGAGCCGCTGCTGCGGCACTTTGGCGGCGTGAGCCGCTTCAGTGGACCGATCGAGACGTTGCGGGTCTTTGAGGACAATGCGCTGGTGCAGACCATCCTCGAAGAACCGGGGAACGGGCGGATCCTGGTGGTTGACGGCGGCGGTTCGCTGCGATGCGCGCTGCTGGGCAACGAGCTGGCAGCAGTGGCCGCGGGCAACGGCTGGGCCGGCGTGGTGCTGCACGGCTGCGTGCGTGACACGGCCCAGTTGCGGCAGATCGCGCTGGGGATCATGGCGCTGGCCCCCTCGCCGCGCCGCAGCATCAAGCGCGGCGAAGGGCAGCGCGGCGTGCCCCTGCATATCGCCGGGTTGACCCTGCGACCGGGCTACTACCTCTACGCCGACGAAGATGGCGTCGTCGTCGCCGAGCAGCCGCTGGCGTAG
- a CDS encoding BMP family ABC transporter substrate-binding protein, which translates to MRKSLTTLLAVVLLLVPALAACGGGGAAQPTAAPPTAAPPTAAPPTAAPPTAAPTAAATAAPTTGATDSSKKLRVGLVTDLGKVNDGTFNEFAHKGVLMAQEKYGFEYKYIETTAQADYAANIQALVDEKFDIIVTVGFLIQEATVAAAAANPDIIFIGVDQFYEQGSVTDNLVGLQFREDQAGFLAGALAAMMSESGTIGIVAGQEIPPVKRFKNGFDNGAKYVRPDINLLGVYLPTFIDPALGASSAEQMIGEGADVIFGAGGPTGSGAIKAAAEKGVFVIGVDQDEYLTTFARGAAPGANRILSSAIKRVDVAVATEIGKVVEGTFKGNGIELFDAAGEGVGLAEFHETANLVPDAVKARLEEIFKALADGTLTTGVDAVTGDVDPATIPEPKPYTP; encoded by the coding sequence ATGCGCAAATCCCTCACTACCCTTCTGGCCGTCGTGCTGCTGCTGGTGCCGGCTCTGGCCGCCTGTGGCGGCGGCGGCGCCGCGCAGCCGACTGCGGCCCCGCCCACCGCGGCCCCGCCCACCGCAGCCCCGCCCACCGCGGCCCCGCCCACTGCCGCGCCTACTGCCGCAGCAACTGCCGCGCCCACTACTGGCGCTACAGACTCCTCAAAAAAGCTCCGTGTTGGCCTGGTTACCGACCTGGGTAAGGTCAACGACGGCACGTTTAACGAGTTCGCTCACAAAGGCGTGCTGATGGCCCAGGAGAAGTACGGCTTCGAGTACAAGTACATCGAAACCACTGCCCAGGCCGACTATGCCGCCAACATTCAGGCCCTGGTGGACGAGAAGTTTGACATCATCGTGACGGTCGGGTTCTTGATTCAGGAGGCGACTGTCGCTGCCGCGGCCGCCAATCCGGACATCATCTTCATCGGCGTTGACCAGTTCTACGAGCAGGGCAGCGTGACCGACAATCTGGTCGGTTTGCAGTTCCGCGAGGATCAGGCCGGCTTCCTGGCCGGGGCCCTGGCGGCGATGATGTCGGAGAGCGGCACGATCGGCATCGTCGCCGGGCAGGAGATCCCCCCGGTGAAGCGCTTCAAGAACGGTTTCGACAATGGCGCGAAGTATGTGCGCCCGGACATCAACCTGCTGGGGGTCTATCTGCCCACGTTCATTGACCCGGCCCTCGGCGCCTCCAGCGCCGAGCAAATGATCGGCGAGGGCGCCGATGTGATCTTCGGCGCCGGCGGCCCGACGGGTTCCGGGGCGATCAAGGCCGCCGCCGAGAAGGGCGTCTTTGTTATCGGTGTCGATCAGGACGAGTACCTGACCACCTTTGCTCGCGGAGCCGCCCCTGGCGCGAACCGCATCCTTTCCAGCGCGATCAAGCGCGTGGACGTGGCCGTGGCCACGGAGATCGGCAAGGTCGTCGAGGGCACCTTTAAGGGGAACGGCATCGAACTCTTCGATGCCGCTGGCGAGGGCGTCGGCCTGGCGGAGTTCCACGAGACGGCGAATCTGGTCCCTGACGCGGTGAAGGCCCGTCTTGAGGAGATCTTCAAGGCCCTGGCCGATGGCACGCTGACCACCGGCGTTGACGCGGTGACCGGCGATGTGGACCCGGCGACTATTCCTGAGCCGAAGCCGTATACGCCGTAG
- a CDS encoding Xaa-Pro peptidase family protein, producing the protein MQTRLDRLRAILVGRELPALLVTAPANVRYLSGFTGSNGALLIASEVSLLFTDSRYLIQAAREAPAFAVREIINPERPLPVALKAAAAELGLPRIAFEAAHVTVAAHRALSAALEGVAELAPVEGLVERLREVKDDDELQTLRRAIAITDAAFAASLPRLRPEMTEREAAWMLEVALRVGGAESISFPIIVAAGPNSALPHARPGDEPLGLNRPIVIDMGARVDGYHADLTRTVVLGEPDERFRRIYAIVLEAQRRAIAGMRPGALTHEVDALARSYIAAMGHGDHFGHGLGHGVGLEVHEGPGLRRAQPDAPGVPLQAGMVTSVEPGIYIEGWGGVRIEDLVLVTADGCAVLSQAPRVDGGLPSG; encoded by the coding sequence ATGCAGACTCGTCTGGATCGTCTACGGGCCATCCTCGTCGGGCGCGAGTTGCCGGCGCTGCTGGTTACCGCCCCGGCCAATGTCCGCTACCTCAGCGGCTTCACCGGCAGCAATGGCGCGCTGCTGATCGCCTCCGAGGTGAGCCTGCTGTTCACCGACAGCCGCTACCTCATCCAGGCGGCCCGCGAGGCGCCCGCCTTTGCCGTGCGCGAGATCATCAACCCCGAGCGCCCCTTGCCGGTCGCGCTCAAAGCCGCTGCCGCCGAACTGGGTCTGCCCCGCATCGCCTTTGAGGCGGCCCACGTCACTGTGGCCGCGCATCGCGCCCTTTCGGCGGCGCTGGAAGGCGTGGCCGAGCTGGCGCCGGTGGAGGGGCTGGTGGAGCGCCTGCGCGAGGTGAAGGACGATGACGAGTTGCAGACGCTGCGCCGGGCGATTGCGATCACCGACGCGGCCTTTGCCGCCTCGCTGCCCCGGCTGCGCCCGGAGATGACCGAGCGTGAGGCGGCGTGGATGCTTGAAGTGGCCCTGCGCGTCGGCGGCGCCGAGTCGATCTCCTTTCCGATTATCGTCGCTGCCGGACCGAATAGCGCCCTGCCCCACGCACGTCCCGGCGACGAGCCGCTTGGTCTCAACCGCCCGATTGTCATTGATATGGGCGCCCGCGTCGATGGCTACCACGCTGACCTGACGCGCACAGTGGTGCTTGGCGAACCTGACGAGCGCTTCCGGCGGATCTATGCTATTGTGCTGGAGGCCCAGCGGCGAGCGATCGCCGGCATGCGTCCAGGCGCGCTGACCCACGAGGTGGATGCCCTGGCGCGCTCCTACATTGCGGCCATGGGCCACGGCGACCATTTCGGTCATGGGCTGGGACACGGAGTAGGGCTGGAGGTGCACGAGGGGCCGGGGTTGCGCCGGGCGCAACCCGACGCGCCCGGCGTCCCGTTGCAGGCAGGGATGGTAACGAGCGTCGAGCCGGGGATCTACATTGAGGGCTGGGGCGGCGTGCGGATCGAGGATCTGGTGCTGGTCACGGCCGATGGCTGTGCCGTGCTCTCGCAGGCGCCCAGAGTGGATGGTGGATTGCCGTCGGGATGA
- a CDS encoding universal stress protein, which produces MYRHILVPLDGSALAEQVLPHVRELAAHGGTTKITLLRAVPPIFTSSVDYSGMLAASTADEQESLKSEARAYLERIAAPFRSEGYTVNVEVSTMPAAEAILDYAESQHADLIAIATHGRSGISRWVFGSVTQKVIQAAPVPVLVIRPREPR; this is translated from the coding sequence ATGTACCGCCACATCCTGGTTCCGCTGGACGGGTCGGCCCTCGCCGAACAGGTGCTGCCGCACGTGCGCGAACTGGCAGCCCACGGGGGCACGACGAAGATCACCCTCCTCCGCGCCGTGCCGCCTATCTTTACGTCAAGTGTAGATTACAGCGGGATGCTCGCCGCGAGCACCGCCGACGAACAGGAGAGCCTGAAGAGCGAAGCGCGCGCCTACCTCGAGCGCATCGCCGCGCCGTTCCGCAGCGAAGGATATACCGTGAACGTCGAAGTCAGCACCATGCCCGCCGCCGAGGCTATCCTCGACTACGCCGAGAGCCAGCACGCCGACCTGATCGCCATTGCCACCCACGGCCGCAGCGGGATCAGCCGCTGGGTCTTTGGCAGCGTCACCCAGAAGGTCATCCAGGCCGCCCCTGTACCGGTACTGGTGATCCGGCCCAGGGAACCGCGGTGA
- a CDS encoding CBS domain-containing protein: MDSVRVWMSAPPIVARETMTLPLARQLLAEQNIRRLPVVNERNELVGIVTEGDINRISDTPEGDQAEYRPGLRVRDLPLREFMRRPVLTVSPSTCLREAAQLMITHHIHGVPVVLDKQVVGVITVSDLLRWMVESETEDGIVTVSPPSAARD; this comes from the coding sequence ATGGATAGTGTGCGCGTCTGGATGAGCGCCCCGCCGATTGTGGCGCGCGAGACAATGACCCTGCCGCTGGCGCGGCAACTCCTGGCCGAGCAGAATATCCGGCGCCTGCCGGTGGTTAACGAGCGCAACGAACTGGTGGGGATCGTCACCGAGGGCGACATCAACCGCATCTCCGATACGCCTGAGGGCGATCAGGCCGAGTATCGACCCGGCTTGCGCGTCCGGGATCTGCCGTTGCGCGAATTTATGCGCCGGCCGGTGCTGACCGTGTCACCTTCAACCTGTCTGCGCGAGGCGGCGCAGTTGATGATCACCCATCACATCCACGGCGTGCCGGTGGTGCTTGATAAACAGGTCGTCGGCGTAATTACCGTTTCGGATCTGCTGCGCTGGATGGTCGAGTCGGAGACCGAGGACGGGATCGTGACCGTCAGCCCGCCCTCGGCGGCCCGCGATTGA
- the mscL gene encoding large conductance mechanosensitive channel protein MscL, with protein MLKGFRDFILRGNVVDLAVAVVIGAAFGQVVDGFIAAFIDPLIAILLGGAGEDLASIVFGSFPIGLFLSALVTFLLKALVVYFFIVRPFGNLAARYAPKPEPTEEVKLLTEIRDLQRRQVAALQHDERK; from the coding sequence ATGTTGAAGGGCTTCCGTGATTTCATCCTGCGGGGGAACGTGGTCGATCTGGCGGTGGCGGTGGTGATCGGCGCGGCATTTGGTCAGGTGGTTGATGGTTTCATCGCAGCCTTCATTGACCCGCTCATCGCCATACTGCTCGGCGGCGCGGGCGAGGATCTCGCCTCGATCGTCTTCGGCAGTTTTCCGATCGGGCTGTTCCTTTCGGCACTGGTGACGTTCCTGCTCAAAGCCCTGGTGGTCTATTTCTTCATCGTGCGCCCCTTTGGCAATCTGGCGGCCAGATACGCGCCTAAGCCTGAGCCAACTGAGGAAGTGAAGCTGCTCACCGAGATCCGCGACCTGCAGCGGCGGCAAGTCGCTGCTCTGCAACACGACGAGAGGAAGTAA
- a CDS encoding DUF58 domain-containing protein has translation MLPTPRLLILLLLAAPPIALSAFAPALIWLVLAYLVIVAGATLSDALLAARPAQIEVERIHEAQLSLGAANPITIILANASPRPVAFTLRDEHPHEFPADAQFLSGAIPAYDIYEARYHVRPLRRGDYHFGDVVLRYRGPLGMLIRQARYPAAASVRVYPNVLELRKYDLLARRGMLRELGLRPTRTRGMGGEFDRLRDYTPDDEFRRINWKATARRVRPIAADYQAERSQHLICAIDCGRLMAPPVGDLMRIDYAVNTALLLSYVALLRGDHVGLLAFADGVRTYVPSRRGKPQFRRLLESLYNVQPEPVEADHGAALRYLAQRQRRRALIVLFTDLALPEAAEPLATHLARLARHHLPLCVTVSDPFVSDAAGQPARDGASLYRRAVAEELLDERRALLDRLNRAGVLTIDVPADHLSAGVVNAYLRLKAQGRL, from the coding sequence ATGCTACCAACACCACGTTTGCTCATCCTGCTGCTGCTGGCTGCCCCGCCAATCGCCCTGTCGGCCTTTGCGCCGGCGCTGATCTGGCTCGTGCTCGCCTATCTCGTCATTGTGGCAGGGGCAACGCTGAGCGACGCCCTCCTGGCCGCCAGGCCGGCCCAGATCGAAGTGGAGCGCATTCATGAGGCGCAGCTCTCGCTGGGCGCCGCGAACCCGATCACGATCATTCTCGCCAATGCCAGCCCCCGGCCCGTGGCTTTTACCTTGCGCGACGAACACCCCCACGAGTTCCCCGCCGACGCGCAATTCTTGAGCGGCGCCATCCCGGCCTACGACATCTACGAGGCGCGCTACCACGTGCGCCCCCTGCGCAGGGGCGACTACCACTTCGGCGATGTGGTGCTGCGCTACCGCGGGCCGCTAGGGATGCTCATCCGGCAGGCGCGCTATCCGGCGGCGGCCAGTGTGCGGGTCTATCCAAACGTGCTGGAGTTGCGCAAGTATGACCTGCTTGCACGCCGGGGCATGCTGCGCGAGCTGGGGCTGCGCCCGACACGCACGCGGGGGATGGGGGGCGAGTTCGATCGCCTGCGCGACTACACTCCCGACGACGAGTTCCGGCGCATCAACTGGAAAGCCACCGCCCGGCGGGTGCGCCCGATTGCCGCAGACTACCAGGCCGAGCGCAGCCAGCACCTGATCTGCGCGATTGACTGCGGGCGGCTGATGGCCCCGCCGGTGGGCGACCTGATGCGTATAGACTATGCGGTCAACACCGCCCTGCTGCTCAGCTACGTCGCCCTGTTACGGGGCGATCACGTGGGGTTGCTCGCCTTTGCCGACGGTGTACGCACCTACGTGCCCTCCCGGCGCGGCAAGCCGCAGTTCCGGCGCCTGCTGGAAAGCCTGTACAACGTGCAGCCTGAGCCGGTGGAGGCCGACCACGGCGCGGCCCTGCGCTATCTGGCGCAGCGGCAGCGCCGCCGCGCCTTGATCGTCCTCTTCACCGACCTGGCGCTCCCCGAGGCGGCCGAGCCGCTGGCGACCCATCTGGCCCGGCTGGCGCGCCACCATCTGCCCCTGTGCGTCACCGTCAGCGACCCGTTTGTAAGCGACGCAGCCGGCCAGCCAGCGCGCGACGGCGCCAGCCTCTACCGGCGCGCTGTGGCCGAAGAGCTGCTTGACGAACGGCGCGCGCTGCTTGACCGGCTCAACCGCGCCGGGGTGCTCACCATAGACGTGCCCGCCGACCATCTCAGCGCGGGCGTGGTGAACGCCTATCTTCGCCTGAAGGCCCAGGGAAGGCTGTGA
- a CDS encoding VIT domain-containing protein, which produces MARAEPAPDASVSGGRLLPREASLPPVPLEHTTITVEVVGPLAETIVTQRFRNRHHAALDALYVFPLPSEAAVSALELRVGERLICGTVQPRAEARRLFDQAAEQGHDAALLAQERPNMLSVEVANLQPDEIVEVRLGYFERVPYDDGWFTLVVPTVVLPRYLPGGALANPKEGAVPLLPPGVAGHTLSVEISLDVGRLAEIDIPDDQFEVREARGRHIATLRDPVAVPDRDLVLRYRPAGAGYRAATFVYREAGRPGALLLSLTPQAVPALEEVLPREMLFVFDRSGSMGGESIVQARNALRACLRALNPGDSFNIFPFDNFVERLAPTPLPFTQANVDAADRYIAGIEARGGTEIVAALAEALAQPRDPKRLRVVVFLTDGAVGNENLVLRELTARLGEARVFAFGVGSAVNRFLLDKLAEVGRGVTEYILPGEAIELAVERFQRRAALPLLRDLHIEWGGAHVSEVLPTPLPDLYAGQPLIVMARFNAPHDERALLTLKARAARGSFAETLVLDLPASTPDRGGVWAALPKLWARARIAALEDTARLEPRHAPALEQEILALALEHGLLSSQTAFVAVEAPPPNTGRQRAEGQVVVPVHLPAGARREAFEGSAAPALLGGVMYAASAMPSFRAPLGRFLARAQSVGETAPSMPRTTRGAPPAAPRAAPAPVERRDAALRYLARTQAVNGSWAEDEQATALAALAFALAGHTAHAGAFRPQLIRAARWLAAHAPARGALAGLARAALEGAPVEAAAAAAAAEATLRAAGLSRAEAVALQRLGGDADGAVAPPVADPLRPTATTLALTAAVAILVVDESTDRNA; this is translated from the coding sequence ATGGCCCGAGCCGAGCCTGCCCCTGATGCTTCCGTCTCCGGAGGGAGGCTTCTGCCGCGCGAGGCGAGCCTGCCGCCTGTGCCGCTGGAGCATACGACCATTACTGTTGAGGTAGTCGGCCCGCTTGCCGAAACGATAGTAACCCAGCGCTTTCGCAATCGTCACCATGCGGCGCTCGACGCGCTGTACGTCTTTCCGCTGCCCTCCGAGGCGGCGGTCAGTGCGCTGGAACTGCGGGTCGGCGAGCGGCTGATCTGCGGCACGGTGCAACCTCGCGCCGAGGCCCGGCGCCTGTTTGACCAGGCTGCCGAGCAGGGCCACGATGCGGCGCTGCTGGCCCAGGAACGCCCGAATATGCTCAGCGTCGAGGTGGCGAACCTGCAACCGGACGAGATCGTGGAGGTGCGCCTGGGCTACTTCGAGCGCGTCCCCTACGATGATGGCTGGTTCACCCTGGTGGTGCCGACAGTTGTGCTGCCCCGCTATCTGCCGGGAGGTGCGCTGGCCAATCCGAAGGAGGGCGCCGTCCCGCTGCTGCCGCCTGGAGTTGCCGGCCATACCCTGTCGGTCGAGATCAGCCTCGATGTGGGCCGCCTGGCCGAGATAGACATCCCCGACGATCAGTTCGAGGTGCGCGAAGCCCGTGGGCGCCACATTGCGACCCTGCGCGACCCCGTCGCGGTTCCTGATCGCGATCTGGTGTTGCGCTACCGTCCAGCCGGCGCCGGCTACCGCGCCGCGACCTTTGTCTATCGCGAGGCCGGGCGTCCCGGCGCGCTGCTGTTGTCCCTGACTCCGCAGGCGGTTCCTGCGCTCGAAGAGGTGCTGCCCCGCGAGATGCTCTTCGTCTTCGACCGCAGCGGCTCGATGGGGGGAGAAAGCATCGTGCAGGCGCGTAATGCCCTGCGCGCCTGTCTGCGCGCGCTCAATCCCGGAGATAGTTTCAACATCTTTCCGTTCGACAATTTTGTTGAACGTCTGGCCCCCACGCCCCTGCCCTTCACCCAGGCGAACGTTGATGCGGCGGATCGCTATATCGCCGGCATTGAGGCCCGTGGCGGCACGGAGATTGTCGCCGCGCTGGCCGAGGCGCTGGCCCAACCGCGCGATCCGAAACGCCTGCGGGTCGTGGTCTTCCTCACCGACGGGGCGGTAGGCAACGAGAACCTGGTGCTGCGGGAGCTGACCGCGCGCCTGGGCGAGGCGCGCGTGTTCGCCTTCGGCGTGGGATCGGCGGTGAACCGCTTCCTGCTCGATAAGCTGGCCGAGGTGGGTCGGGGCGTGACCGAGTACATTCTGCCCGGCGAGGCGATCGAGCTGGCCGTGGAGCGCTTTCAGCGCCGCGCCGCCCTGCCCCTGCTGCGCGACCTGCATATCGAGTGGGGCGGCGCCCACGTGAGCGAGGTGTTGCCCACTCCCCTGCCCGATCTCTACGCGGGTCAGCCGCTGATCGTTATGGCCCGGTTCAATGCTCCCCACGATGAGCGGGCCTTGCTGACGCTCAAGGCTCGCGCAGCGCGCGGCAGTTTCGCCGAGACCCTTGTGCTCGATCTGCCAGCCTCCACGCCTGATCGCGGCGGGGTCTGGGCCGCGCTGCCGAAGCTCTGGGCGCGAGCGCGCATCGCCGCCCTGGAGGACACGGCCCGCCTGGAACCGCGCCATGCCCCGGCGCTGGAGCAGGAGATTCTGGCTCTGGCCCTGGAGCATGGCCTCCTCTCCAGCCAGACCGCTTTCGTGGCCGTCGAGGCGCCGCCACCGAACACGGGGCGGCAGCGCGCCGAAGGGCAGGTGGTGGTTCCGGTGCATCTCCCTGCCGGCGCCCGGCGCGAGGCGTTCGAAGGGTCGGCAGCCCCCGCGCTTCTGGGCGGCGTGATGTACGCGGCCAGCGCTATGCCGAGCTTCCGGGCGCCGCTCGGGCGATTTCTGGCGCGTGCCCAGAGTGTGGGTGAAACCGCCCCCTCGATGCCCCGGACCACGCGCGGCGCGCCCCCTGCGGCGCCGCGCGCGGCCCCCGCGCCGGTTGAGCGCCGCGACGCGGCCCTGCGCTACCTGGCGCGCACGCAGGCGGTCAATGGCAGCTGGGCCGAGGACGAGCAGGCCACCGCCCTGGCGGCGCTGGCGTTTGCCCTGGCCGGTCACACTGCCCACGCGGGCGCGTTTCGCCCCCAGCTCATCCGTGCTGCCCGCTGGCTGGCGGCGCACGCTCCCGCCAGAGGCGCGCTGGCCGGCCTGGCCCGCGCCGCGCTTGAAGGCGCGCCGGTGGAAGCGGCCGCCGCAGCCGCGGCGGCCGAGGCGACCCTGCGCGCCGCGGGGTTGAGCCGGGCCGAGGCCGTGGCGCTTCAGCGTCTGGGCGGCGACGCCGATGGCGCTGTGGCGCCCCCCGTCGCCGATCCCCTCCGACCCACGGCGACGACCCTGGCCCTGACCGCTGCGGTAGCGATCCTTGTGGTTGATGAGAGCACTGACCGGAATGCTTGA